From the genome of Fusobacterium varium, one region includes:
- a CDS encoding Protein of uncharacterised function (DUF3798), translating to MKKYFVGLFMFLFSLFSFAAEADYHIGVVSGTVSQSEDSLRGAEELVKMYGASDKGGMVTHVTYPDNFMQEMETTISQMVGLADDPKMKVILVAEAVPGTVEAFRRIREKRPDILLIANAPHEDPEIISDAADLVTNPDNVARGYLIVKAAKEMGATKFMHISFPRHLSYELLSRRRNIMAETAKDLGMEFIDMSAPDPVSDVGVAGAQQYILEQVPNWLEKYGKDTAFFATNDAHTEPLLKRVAEVGGYFVEADLPSPTMGYPGALGIKFSEDEKGNWPKILKKVEDTVVAKGGAGRMGTWAYSYNFISVIALGEHARAVIEKGVDATDFDSIMNSLKKFTPGAGWNGSNYTDVNGVEKDNFYLLYQDTYVLGKGYMNMTNETVPEKYFKIK from the coding sequence ATGAAAAAGTATTTTGTTGGATTATTTATGTTTTTGTTTTCATTGTTCAGTTTTGCTGCTGAAGCAGATTACCATATTGGAGTTGTAAGTGGAACTGTATCTCAATCAGAAGATAGTCTTCGTGGTGCTGAAGAGTTAGTGAAAATGTATGGAGCAAGTGATAAAGGTGGAATGGTTACACATGTTACTTATCCTGATAATTTTATGCAGGAGATGGAAACTACTATTTCTCAAATGGTAGGATTAGCAGATGACCCTAAAATGAAAGTTATATTAGTAGCAGAAGCTGTTCCTGGAACAGTTGAAGCATTTAGAAGAATAAGAGAAAAAAGACCTGATATATTATTGATAGCTAATGCTCCACATGAAGATCCAGAGATCATAAGTGATGCAGCTGATTTAGTTACTAACCCAGACAATGTGGCAAGAGGATATTTAATTGTAAAAGCTGCAAAAGAGATGGGAGCTACAAAATTTATGCATATATCTTTCCCAAGACATTTGAGTTATGAATTATTGTCAAGAAGAAGAAATATAATGGCAGAAACTGCAAAAGATCTTGGAATGGAATTTATTGATATGTCTGCTCCAGATCCAGTAAGTGATGTTGGAGTGGCAGGAGCTCAACAGTATATATTGGAACAAGTACCTAACTGGTTGGAAAAATATGGTAAAGATACAGCATTCTTTGCAACAAATGATGCTCACACTGAACCATTATTAAAAAGAGTAGCTGAAGTAGGTGGATACTTTGTAGAAGCAGATTTACCATCTCCTACAATGGGATATCCTGGAGCTTTAGGAATAAAATTCTCTGAAGATGAAAAAGGGAACTGGCCAAAAATATTAAAGAAAGTTGAAGATACAGTAGTAGCAAAAGGTGGAGCTGGAAGAATGGGAACATGGGCTTACTCATATAACTTTATTTCTGTTATTGCTTTAGGAGAACATGCAAGAGCAGTTATAGAAAAAGGTGTAGATGCTACTGACTTTGATTCTATTATGAATTCATTGAAGAAATTTACTCCTGGTGCTGGTTGGAATGGAAGTAACTACACAGACGTCAATGGAGTGGAAAAAGATAACTTCTACTTATTATATCAAGACACTTATGTTTTAGGAAAAGGTTACATGAACATGACTAATGAAACTGTTCCTGAAAAATATTTTAAAATAAAATAA
- the nrdB gene encoding Ribonucleoside-diphosphate reductase subunit beta, whose amino-acid sequence MKKRSVKAAVDRKKLFNPLGDDSLSKRRIIKGDSTNIFNLNNVKYQWANQLYRTMMGNFWIPEKIDLTQDKNDYKNLTDQEKEAYDGILSFLIFLDSIQTNNIPNVCDYITAPEINLILSIQTFQEAIHSQSYQYIIESILPKEIRNSIYDKWREDKILFERNKYIAEMYQRFLENPNDENFSKVIVADYLLEAIYFYNGFNFFYLLASRNRMMGTSDIIRLINRDELSHVVIFQHLLKEIRNENPDFFNDEEIYDMFRKAVEQEINWTNHIIGNQILGITEETTEQYTKWLANERLRSIGLKPIYDGFNKNPYKHLTKFADTEGEGNVKANFFEGTVTSYNMSSSIDGWDEI is encoded by the coding sequence ATGAAAAAGAGGAGTGTGAAAGCTGCAGTGGATAGGAAAAAACTTTTTAATCCTCTAGGAGATGATTCTTTATCTAAAAGAAGAATAATAAAAGGAGATAGCACAAATATATTTAATTTAAATAATGTTAAGTATCAATGGGCTAATCAACTTTATAGAACAATGATGGGAAACTTTTGGATACCAGAAAAAATAGATTTAACACAAGATAAAAATGACTATAAAAATCTGACAGATCAGGAGAAAGAAGCCTATGATGGAATTTTATCATTTTTAATTTTTCTTGATAGTATTCAAACTAATAATATTCCAAATGTGTGTGATTATATAACTGCTCCAGAAATAAATCTGATACTTTCCATTCAGACATTTCAAGAAGCAATACATTCACAATCTTATCAATATATAATAGAATCTATTCTTCCAAAAGAAATAAGAAACTCTATATATGATAAATGGAGAGAAGATAAGATACTTTTTGAAAGAAATAAATATATTGCTGAAATGTATCAAAGATTTTTAGAAAATCCAAATGATGAAAATTTTTCTAAGGTTATTGTAGCTGACTATCTTTTAGAGGCAATATATTTCTATAATGGATTTAATTTTTTCTATCTTTTGGCAAGCAGAAATAGAATGATGGGAACATCTGATATAATAAGACTTATAAATAGAGATGAACTATCTCATGTTGTTATTTTTCAGCATCTATTAAAAGAGATAAGAAATGAAAATCCAGATTTTTTCAATGATGAAGAAATCTATGATATGTTTAGGAAAGCAGTAGAACAAGAAATAAATTGGACTAACCATATAATAGGAAATCAAATTCTTGGAATAACAGAGGAAACAACAGAACAATATACAAAGTGGCTGGCAAATGAGAGATTGAGAAGTATTGGTTTGAAGCCAATATATGATGGATTTAATAAAAATCCATATAAACATCTTACAAAATTTGCAGATACAGAGGGAGAAGGAAATGTAAAAGCAAATTTCTTTGAAGGGACAGTGACAAGTTATAATATGAGTTCATCTATTGATGGCTGGGATGAAATATAA